A window of the Oncorhynchus keta strain PuntledgeMale-10-30-2019 chromosome 21, Oket_V2, whole genome shotgun sequence genome harbors these coding sequences:
- the LOC118372680 gene encoding cyclic AMP-dependent transcription factor ATF-7-like isoform X6 produces MGDDRPFVCTAPGCGQRFTNEDHLSVHKHKHEMTLKFGPARTDSVIIADQTPTPTRFLKNCEEVGLFNELASSFEQEFRKAHEDDQRNKNPLMAPQLPAPPLQTPSGVKEEDEGPLEVDSSPPGSPDSTSSMSDSSKEPMVRGKETPPRPVVSSAPTPTIVRPGSLPIHLVYDPLHPTLPSPTSVITQTPPSNRQLGSPTGSFPLVMHLPNGQTVPLLPSPNMTSVISLARPFNLVPNIPGIPGPPIGGTSSGSSSPSGYSLHSEAKMRLKAALTQQQQQHGPGAQNGAGEGPGGAGSSPIVPQRHEQSQQPSQHTDTPSPAQPQQTSSGSSSPFGYSLHSEDMMMSPAQPTGGRRRRGAEVDPDERRQRFLERNRAAASRCRQKRKVWVGSLERKAEDLATMNVSLTNEVGLLRNEVTQLKQLLLAHKDCPVTAMQKKSAYLQE; encoded by the exons ATGGGGGACGATCGACCTTTTGTGTGCACCGCCCCAGGCTGTGGCCAG AGATTTACTAATGAAGACCATCTATCGGTCCACAAACACAAGCATGAGATGACCCTGAAATTTGGTCCTGCCAGAACTGACTCCGTCATCATTGCAG acCAGACCCCCACACCCACCCGCTTCCTGAAGAACTGTGAGGAGGTGGGTCTGTTCAACGAGCTGGCCAGCTCCTTCGAGCAGGAGTTCCGGAAGGCCCATGAGGATGACCAAAGGAACAAAAACCCG CTCATGGCCCCCCAGCTTCCGGCCCCACCCCTACAGACCCCCTCTGGGGTGAAAGAAGAGGATGAGGGGCCTCTGGAGGTCGACTCCTCCCCACCAGGCAGTCCTGACTCCACCTCCAGCATGTCGGACAGCAGCAAAGAGCCAATGGTGAGAGGAAAG GAGACTCCTCCACGGCCGGTGGTGAGCTCTGCCCCCACGCCAACTATCGTACGCCCAGGGTCCCTTCCCATTCACCTTGTTTACGACCCCCTGCACCCGACTCTGCCCTCGCCAACCTCTGTCATCACACAAACCCCGCCCTCCAACAGACAACTGGG CTCTCCGACAGGTTCCTTCCCGCTGGTAATGCAtctccccaacggacagacagtccctctcctccccagcccAAATATGACCTCGGTCATATCT CTGGCGAGGCCATTTAATTTGGTGCCCAACATCCCTGGGATTCCAGGCCCTCCGATTGGTGGGACCAGCAGTGGCTCCTCCTCCCCATCTGGGTATAGTCTACACTCCGAGGCCAAGATG AGGCTGAAGGCAGCGCTGacccaacaacagcagcagcatggCCCAGGGGCTCAGAACGGGGCTGGAGAGGGCCCAGGGGGGGCAGGTTCCAGCCCCATTGTCCCCCAGAGACATGAGCAGAGCCAGCAGCCCTCGCAGCACACTGACACACCCTCTCCCGCACAgccacag CAAACCAGCAgtggctcctcctctccatttgGGTATAGTCTACATTCAGAGGACATGATG ATGTCCCCAGCCCAGCCCACAGGTGGTAGGAGGCGGCGGGGTGCGGAGGTTGACCCAGACGAGAGGAGGCAGCGCTTCCTGGAGAGGAACAGGGCGGCGGCTTCTCGCTGCCGACAGAAACGCAAGGTGTGGGTCGGCTCTCtggagaggaaggcagaggaCCTGGCTACCATGAATGTTTCTTTGACC AATGAAGTGGGTCTGCTGAGGAACGAGGTCACCCAACTGAAACAGCTGCTGCTGGCCCACAAAGACTGCCCTGTCACTGCCATGCAGAAGAAGTCTGCCTAC ctgCAGGAGTAG
- the LOC118372680 gene encoding cyclic AMP-dependent transcription factor ATF-7-like isoform X3 — translation MGDDRPFVCTAPGCGQRFTNEDHLSVHKHKHEMTLKFGPARTDSVIIADQTPTPTRFLKNCEEVGLFNELASSFEQEFRKAHEDDQRNKNPLMAPQLPAPPLQTPSGVKEEDEGPLEVDSSPPGSPDSTSSMSDSSKEPMVRGKETPPRPVVSSAPTPTIVRPGSLPIHLVYDPLHPTLPSPTSVITQTPPSNRQLGSPTGSFPLVMHLPNGQTVPLLPSPNMTSVISLARPFNLVPNIPGIPGPPIGGTSSGSSSPSGYSLHSEAKMRLKAALTQQQQQHGPGAQNGAGEGPGGAGSSPIVPQRHEQSQQPSQHTDTPSPAQPQMSPAQPTGGRRRRGAEVDPDERRQRFLERNRAAASRCRQKRKVWVGSLERKAEDLATMNVSLTNEVGLLRNEVTQLKQLLLAHKDCPVTAMQKKSAYVAAGVEENSRDPPSEPMGSPAPVIQHGPSPLAPSPGAITVNGLSVRAAEAVAMSVLGGMGAAQQGGVPMATQPQPAPR, via the exons ATGGGGGACGATCGACCTTTTGTGTGCACCGCCCCAGGCTGTGGCCAG AGATTTACTAATGAAGACCATCTATCGGTCCACAAACACAAGCATGAGATGACCCTGAAATTTGGTCCTGCCAGAACTGACTCCGTCATCATTGCAG acCAGACCCCCACACCCACCCGCTTCCTGAAGAACTGTGAGGAGGTGGGTCTGTTCAACGAGCTGGCCAGCTCCTTCGAGCAGGAGTTCCGGAAGGCCCATGAGGATGACCAAAGGAACAAAAACCCG CTCATGGCCCCCCAGCTTCCGGCCCCACCCCTACAGACCCCCTCTGGGGTGAAAGAAGAGGATGAGGGGCCTCTGGAGGTCGACTCCTCCCCACCAGGCAGTCCTGACTCCACCTCCAGCATGTCGGACAGCAGCAAAGAGCCAATGGTGAGAGGAAAG GAGACTCCTCCACGGCCGGTGGTGAGCTCTGCCCCCACGCCAACTATCGTACGCCCAGGGTCCCTTCCCATTCACCTTGTTTACGACCCCCTGCACCCGACTCTGCCCTCGCCAACCTCTGTCATCACACAAACCCCGCCCTCCAACAGACAACTGGG CTCTCCGACAGGTTCCTTCCCGCTGGTAATGCAtctccccaacggacagacagtccctctcctccccagcccAAATATGACCTCGGTCATATCT CTGGCGAGGCCATTTAATTTGGTGCCCAACATCCCTGGGATTCCAGGCCCTCCGATTGGTGGGACCAGCAGTGGCTCCTCCTCCCCATCTGGGTATAGTCTACACTCCGAGGCCAAGATG AGGCTGAAGGCAGCGCTGacccaacaacagcagcagcatggCCCAGGGGCTCAGAACGGGGCTGGAGAGGGCCCAGGGGGGGCAGGTTCCAGCCCCATTGTCCCCCAGAGACATGAGCAGAGCCAGCAGCCCTCGCAGCACACTGACACACCCTCTCCCGCACAgccacag ATGTCCCCAGCCCAGCCCACAGGTGGTAGGAGGCGGCGGGGTGCGGAGGTTGACCCAGACGAGAGGAGGCAGCGCTTCCTGGAGAGGAACAGGGCGGCGGCTTCTCGCTGCCGACAGAAACGCAAGGTGTGGGTCGGCTCTCtggagaggaaggcagaggaCCTGGCTACCATGAATGTTTCTTTGACC AATGAAGTGGGTCTGCTGAGGAACGAGGTCACCCAACTGAAACAGCTGCTGCTGGCCCACAAAGACTGCCCTGTCACTGCCATGCAGAAGAAGTCTGCCTACGTAG ctgCAGGAGTAGAGGAGAACTCCAGGGACCCCCCCTCCGAGCCTATGGGTTCCCCAGCCCCGGTTATCCAGCACGGGCCTTCGCCCCTTGCCCCCAGCCCTGGGGCCATCACCGTCAACGGGCTGAGCGTCCGCGCGGCTGAGGCAGTAGCCATGTCGGTCCTGGGCGGCATGGGGGCGGCCCAGCAGGGAGGGGTCCCCATGGCCACACAGCCGCAGCCGGCCCCCAGATGA
- the LOC118372680 gene encoding cyclic AMP-dependent transcription factor ATF-7-like isoform X1, with protein sequence MGDDRPFVCTAPGCGQRFTNEDHLSVHKHKHEMTLKFGPARTDSVIIADQTPTPTRFLKNCEEVGLFNELASSFEQEFRKAHEDDQRNKNPLMAPQLPAPPLQTPSGVKEEDEGPLEVDSSPPGSPDSTSSMSDSSKEPMVRGKETPPRPVVSSAPTPTIVRPGSLPIHLVYDPLHPTLPSPTSVITQTPPSNRQLGSPTGSFPLVMHLPNGQTVPLLPSPNMTSVISLARPFNLVPNIPGIPGPPIGGTSSGSSSPSGYSLHSEAKMRLKAALTQQQQQHGPGAQNGAGEGPGGAGSSPIVPQRHEQSQQPSQHTDTPSPAQPQQTSSGSSSPFGYSLHSEDMMMSPAQPTGGRRRRGAEVDPDERRQRFLERNRAAASRCRQKRKVWVGSLERKAEDLATMNVSLTNEVGLLRNEVTQLKQLLLAHKDCPVTAMQKKSAYVAAGVEENSRDPPSEPMGSPAPVIQHGPSPLAPSPGAITVNGLSVRAAEAVAMSVLGGMGAAQQGGVPMATQPQPAPR encoded by the exons ATGGGGGACGATCGACCTTTTGTGTGCACCGCCCCAGGCTGTGGCCAG AGATTTACTAATGAAGACCATCTATCGGTCCACAAACACAAGCATGAGATGACCCTGAAATTTGGTCCTGCCAGAACTGACTCCGTCATCATTGCAG acCAGACCCCCACACCCACCCGCTTCCTGAAGAACTGTGAGGAGGTGGGTCTGTTCAACGAGCTGGCCAGCTCCTTCGAGCAGGAGTTCCGGAAGGCCCATGAGGATGACCAAAGGAACAAAAACCCG CTCATGGCCCCCCAGCTTCCGGCCCCACCCCTACAGACCCCCTCTGGGGTGAAAGAAGAGGATGAGGGGCCTCTGGAGGTCGACTCCTCCCCACCAGGCAGTCCTGACTCCACCTCCAGCATGTCGGACAGCAGCAAAGAGCCAATGGTGAGAGGAAAG GAGACTCCTCCACGGCCGGTGGTGAGCTCTGCCCCCACGCCAACTATCGTACGCCCAGGGTCCCTTCCCATTCACCTTGTTTACGACCCCCTGCACCCGACTCTGCCCTCGCCAACCTCTGTCATCACACAAACCCCGCCCTCCAACAGACAACTGGG CTCTCCGACAGGTTCCTTCCCGCTGGTAATGCAtctccccaacggacagacagtccctctcctccccagcccAAATATGACCTCGGTCATATCT CTGGCGAGGCCATTTAATTTGGTGCCCAACATCCCTGGGATTCCAGGCCCTCCGATTGGTGGGACCAGCAGTGGCTCCTCCTCCCCATCTGGGTATAGTCTACACTCCGAGGCCAAGATG AGGCTGAAGGCAGCGCTGacccaacaacagcagcagcatggCCCAGGGGCTCAGAACGGGGCTGGAGAGGGCCCAGGGGGGGCAGGTTCCAGCCCCATTGTCCCCCAGAGACATGAGCAGAGCCAGCAGCCCTCGCAGCACACTGACACACCCTCTCCCGCACAgccacag CAAACCAGCAgtggctcctcctctccatttgGGTATAGTCTACATTCAGAGGACATGATG ATGTCCCCAGCCCAGCCCACAGGTGGTAGGAGGCGGCGGGGTGCGGAGGTTGACCCAGACGAGAGGAGGCAGCGCTTCCTGGAGAGGAACAGGGCGGCGGCTTCTCGCTGCCGACAGAAACGCAAGGTGTGGGTCGGCTCTCtggagaggaaggcagaggaCCTGGCTACCATGAATGTTTCTTTGACC AATGAAGTGGGTCTGCTGAGGAACGAGGTCACCCAACTGAAACAGCTGCTGCTGGCCCACAAAGACTGCCCTGTCACTGCCATGCAGAAGAAGTCTGCCTACGTAG ctgCAGGAGTAGAGGAGAACTCCAGGGACCCCCCCTCCGAGCCTATGGGTTCCCCAGCCCCGGTTATCCAGCACGGGCCTTCGCCCCTTGCCCCCAGCCCTGGGGCCATCACCGTCAACGGGCTGAGCGTCCGCGCGGCTGAGGCAGTAGCCATGTCGGTCCTGGGCGGCATGGGGGCGGCCCAGCAGGGAGGGGTCCCCATGGCCACACAGCCGCAGCCGGCCCCCAGATGA
- the LOC118372680 gene encoding cyclic AMP-dependent transcription factor ATF-7-like isoform X5: MGDDRPFVCTAPGCGQRFTNEDHLSVHKHKHEMTLKFGPARTDSVIIADQTPTPTRFLKNCEEVGLFNELASSFEQEFRKAHEDDQRNKNPLMAPQLPAPPLQTPSGVKEEDEGPLEVDSSPPGSPDSTSSMSDSSKEPMVRGKETPPRPVVSSAPTPTIVRPGSLPIHLVYDPLHPTLPSPTSVITQTPPSNRQLGSPTGSFPLVMHLPNGQTVPLLPSPNMTSVISLARPFNLVPNIPGIPGPPIGGTSSGSSSPSGYSLHSEAKMRLKAALTQQQQQHGPGAQNGAGEGPGGAGSSPIVPQRHEQSQQPSQHTDTPSPAQPQQTSSGSSSPFGYSLHSEDMMMSPAQPTGGRRRRGAEVDPDERRQRFLERNRAAASRCRQKRKVWVGSLERKAEDLATMNVSLTNEVGLLRNEVTQLKQLLLAHKDCPVTAMQKKSAYGECFSLCL; the protein is encoded by the exons ATGGGGGACGATCGACCTTTTGTGTGCACCGCCCCAGGCTGTGGCCAG AGATTTACTAATGAAGACCATCTATCGGTCCACAAACACAAGCATGAGATGACCCTGAAATTTGGTCCTGCCAGAACTGACTCCGTCATCATTGCAG acCAGACCCCCACACCCACCCGCTTCCTGAAGAACTGTGAGGAGGTGGGTCTGTTCAACGAGCTGGCCAGCTCCTTCGAGCAGGAGTTCCGGAAGGCCCATGAGGATGACCAAAGGAACAAAAACCCG CTCATGGCCCCCCAGCTTCCGGCCCCACCCCTACAGACCCCCTCTGGGGTGAAAGAAGAGGATGAGGGGCCTCTGGAGGTCGACTCCTCCCCACCAGGCAGTCCTGACTCCACCTCCAGCATGTCGGACAGCAGCAAAGAGCCAATGGTGAGAGGAAAG GAGACTCCTCCACGGCCGGTGGTGAGCTCTGCCCCCACGCCAACTATCGTACGCCCAGGGTCCCTTCCCATTCACCTTGTTTACGACCCCCTGCACCCGACTCTGCCCTCGCCAACCTCTGTCATCACACAAACCCCGCCCTCCAACAGACAACTGGG CTCTCCGACAGGTTCCTTCCCGCTGGTAATGCAtctccccaacggacagacagtccctctcctccccagcccAAATATGACCTCGGTCATATCT CTGGCGAGGCCATTTAATTTGGTGCCCAACATCCCTGGGATTCCAGGCCCTCCGATTGGTGGGACCAGCAGTGGCTCCTCCTCCCCATCTGGGTATAGTCTACACTCCGAGGCCAAGATG AGGCTGAAGGCAGCGCTGacccaacaacagcagcagcatggCCCAGGGGCTCAGAACGGGGCTGGAGAGGGCCCAGGGGGGGCAGGTTCCAGCCCCATTGTCCCCCAGAGACATGAGCAGAGCCAGCAGCCCTCGCAGCACACTGACACACCCTCTCCCGCACAgccacag CAAACCAGCAgtggctcctcctctccatttgGGTATAGTCTACATTCAGAGGACATGATG ATGTCCCCAGCCCAGCCCACAGGTGGTAGGAGGCGGCGGGGTGCGGAGGTTGACCCAGACGAGAGGAGGCAGCGCTTCCTGGAGAGGAACAGGGCGGCGGCTTCTCGCTGCCGACAGAAACGCAAGGTGTGGGTCGGCTCTCtggagaggaaggcagaggaCCTGGCTACCATGAATGTTTCTTTGACC AATGAAGTGGGTCTGCTGAGGAACGAGGTCACCCAACTGAAACAGCTGCTGCTGGCCCACAAAGACTGCCCTGTCACTGCCATGCAGAAGAAGTCTGCCTAC Ggtgaatgtttctctctctgtctgtag
- the LOC118372680 gene encoding cyclic AMP-dependent transcription factor ATF-7-like isoform X4 has translation MGDDRPFVCTAPGCGQRFTNEDHLSVHKHKHEMTLKFGPARTDSVIIADQTPTPTRFLKNCEEVGLFNELASSFEQEFRKAHEDDQRNKNPLMAPQLPAPPLQTPSGVKEEDEGPLEVDSSPPGSPDSTSSMSDSSKEPMVRGKETPPRPVVSSAPTPTIVRPGSLPIHLVYDPLHPTLPSPTSVITQTPPSNRQLGSPTGSFPLVMHLPNGQTVPLLPSPNMTSVISLARPFNLVPNIPGIPGPPIGGTSSGSSSPSGYSLHSEAKMRLKAALTQQQQQHGPGAQNGAGEGPGGAGSSPIVPQRHEQSQQPSQHTDTPSPAQPQQTSSGSSSPFGYSLHSEDMMMSPAQPTGGRRRRGAEVDPDERRQRFLERNRAAASRCRQKRKVWVGSLERKAEDLATMNVSLTNEVGLLRNEVTQLKQLLLAHKDCPVTAMQKKSAYVGSTSNSSI, from the exons ATGGGGGACGATCGACCTTTTGTGTGCACCGCCCCAGGCTGTGGCCAG AGATTTACTAATGAAGACCATCTATCGGTCCACAAACACAAGCATGAGATGACCCTGAAATTTGGTCCTGCCAGAACTGACTCCGTCATCATTGCAG acCAGACCCCCACACCCACCCGCTTCCTGAAGAACTGTGAGGAGGTGGGTCTGTTCAACGAGCTGGCCAGCTCCTTCGAGCAGGAGTTCCGGAAGGCCCATGAGGATGACCAAAGGAACAAAAACCCG CTCATGGCCCCCCAGCTTCCGGCCCCACCCCTACAGACCCCCTCTGGGGTGAAAGAAGAGGATGAGGGGCCTCTGGAGGTCGACTCCTCCCCACCAGGCAGTCCTGACTCCACCTCCAGCATGTCGGACAGCAGCAAAGAGCCAATGGTGAGAGGAAAG GAGACTCCTCCACGGCCGGTGGTGAGCTCTGCCCCCACGCCAACTATCGTACGCCCAGGGTCCCTTCCCATTCACCTTGTTTACGACCCCCTGCACCCGACTCTGCCCTCGCCAACCTCTGTCATCACACAAACCCCGCCCTCCAACAGACAACTGGG CTCTCCGACAGGTTCCTTCCCGCTGGTAATGCAtctccccaacggacagacagtccctctcctccccagcccAAATATGACCTCGGTCATATCT CTGGCGAGGCCATTTAATTTGGTGCCCAACATCCCTGGGATTCCAGGCCCTCCGATTGGTGGGACCAGCAGTGGCTCCTCCTCCCCATCTGGGTATAGTCTACACTCCGAGGCCAAGATG AGGCTGAAGGCAGCGCTGacccaacaacagcagcagcatggCCCAGGGGCTCAGAACGGGGCTGGAGAGGGCCCAGGGGGGGCAGGTTCCAGCCCCATTGTCCCCCAGAGACATGAGCAGAGCCAGCAGCCCTCGCAGCACACTGACACACCCTCTCCCGCACAgccacag CAAACCAGCAgtggctcctcctctccatttgGGTATAGTCTACATTCAGAGGACATGATG ATGTCCCCAGCCCAGCCCACAGGTGGTAGGAGGCGGCGGGGTGCGGAGGTTGACCCAGACGAGAGGAGGCAGCGCTTCCTGGAGAGGAACAGGGCGGCGGCTTCTCGCTGCCGACAGAAACGCAAGGTGTGGGTCGGCTCTCtggagaggaaggcagaggaCCTGGCTACCATGAATGTTTCTTTGACC AATGAAGTGGGTCTGCTGAGGAACGAGGTCACCCAACTGAAACAGCTGCTGCTGGCCCACAAAGACTGCCCTGTCACTGCCATGCAGAAGAAGTCTGCCTACGTAG GATCAACCTCCAACTCATCCATCTAA
- the LOC118372680 gene encoding cyclic AMP-dependent transcription factor ATF-7-like isoform X7, which translates to MGDDRPFVCTAPGCGQRFTNEDHLSVHKHKHEMTLKFGPARTDSVIIADQTPTPTRFLKNCEEVGLFNELASSFEQEFRKAHEDDQRNKNPLMAPQLPAPPLQTPSGVKEEDEGPLEVDSSPPGSPDSTSSMSDSSKEPMVRGKETPPRPVVSSAPTPTIVRPGSLPIHLVYDPLHPTLPSPTSVITQTPPSNRQLGSPTGSFPLVMHLPNGQTVPLLPSPNMTSVISLARPFNLVPNIPGIPGPPIGGTSSGSSSPSGYSLHSEAKMRLKAALTQQQQQHGPGAQNGAGEGPGGAGSSPIVPQRHEQSQQPSQHTDTPSPAQPQQTSSGSSSPFGYSLHSEDMMMSPAQPTGGRRRRGAEVDPDERRQRFLERNRAAASRCRQKRKVWVGSLERKAEDLATMNVSLTNEVGLLRNEVTQLKQLLLAHKDCPVTAMQKKSAYVG; encoded by the exons ATGGGGGACGATCGACCTTTTGTGTGCACCGCCCCAGGCTGTGGCCAG AGATTTACTAATGAAGACCATCTATCGGTCCACAAACACAAGCATGAGATGACCCTGAAATTTGGTCCTGCCAGAACTGACTCCGTCATCATTGCAG acCAGACCCCCACACCCACCCGCTTCCTGAAGAACTGTGAGGAGGTGGGTCTGTTCAACGAGCTGGCCAGCTCCTTCGAGCAGGAGTTCCGGAAGGCCCATGAGGATGACCAAAGGAACAAAAACCCG CTCATGGCCCCCCAGCTTCCGGCCCCACCCCTACAGACCCCCTCTGGGGTGAAAGAAGAGGATGAGGGGCCTCTGGAGGTCGACTCCTCCCCACCAGGCAGTCCTGACTCCACCTCCAGCATGTCGGACAGCAGCAAAGAGCCAATGGTGAGAGGAAAG GAGACTCCTCCACGGCCGGTGGTGAGCTCTGCCCCCACGCCAACTATCGTACGCCCAGGGTCCCTTCCCATTCACCTTGTTTACGACCCCCTGCACCCGACTCTGCCCTCGCCAACCTCTGTCATCACACAAACCCCGCCCTCCAACAGACAACTGGG CTCTCCGACAGGTTCCTTCCCGCTGGTAATGCAtctccccaacggacagacagtccctctcctccccagcccAAATATGACCTCGGTCATATCT CTGGCGAGGCCATTTAATTTGGTGCCCAACATCCCTGGGATTCCAGGCCCTCCGATTGGTGGGACCAGCAGTGGCTCCTCCTCCCCATCTGGGTATAGTCTACACTCCGAGGCCAAGATG AGGCTGAAGGCAGCGCTGacccaacaacagcagcagcatggCCCAGGGGCTCAGAACGGGGCTGGAGAGGGCCCAGGGGGGGCAGGTTCCAGCCCCATTGTCCCCCAGAGACATGAGCAGAGCCAGCAGCCCTCGCAGCACACTGACACACCCTCTCCCGCACAgccacag CAAACCAGCAgtggctcctcctctccatttgGGTATAGTCTACATTCAGAGGACATGATG ATGTCCCCAGCCCAGCCCACAGGTGGTAGGAGGCGGCGGGGTGCGGAGGTTGACCCAGACGAGAGGAGGCAGCGCTTCCTGGAGAGGAACAGGGCGGCGGCTTCTCGCTGCCGACAGAAACGCAAGGTGTGGGTCGGCTCTCtggagaggaaggcagaggaCCTGGCTACCATGAATGTTTCTTTGACC AATGAAGTGGGTCTGCTGAGGAACGAGGTCACCCAACTGAAACAGCTGCTGCTGGCCCACAAAGACTGCCCTGTCACTGCCATGCAGAAGAAGTCTGCCTACGTAG Ggtga
- the LOC118372680 gene encoding cyclic AMP-dependent transcription factor ATF-7-like isoform X2, translating into MGDDRPFVCTAPGCGQRFTNEDHLSVHKHKHEMTLKFGPARTDSVIIADQTPTPTRFLKNCEEVGLFNELASSFEQEFRKAHEDDQRNKNPLMAPQLPAPPLQTPSGVKEEDEGPLEVDSSPPGSPDSTSSMSDSSKEPMETPPRPVVSSAPTPTIVRPGSLPIHLVYDPLHPTLPSPTSVITQTPPSNRQLGSPTGSFPLVMHLPNGQTVPLLPSPNMTSVISLARPFNLVPNIPGIPGPPIGGTSSGSSSPSGYSLHSEAKMRLKAALTQQQQQHGPGAQNGAGEGPGGAGSSPIVPQRHEQSQQPSQHTDTPSPAQPQQTSSGSSSPFGYSLHSEDMMMSPAQPTGGRRRRGAEVDPDERRQRFLERNRAAASRCRQKRKVWVGSLERKAEDLATMNVSLTNEVGLLRNEVTQLKQLLLAHKDCPVTAMQKKSAYVAAGVEENSRDPPSEPMGSPAPVIQHGPSPLAPSPGAITVNGLSVRAAEAVAMSVLGGMGAAQQGGVPMATQPQPAPR; encoded by the exons ATGGGGGACGATCGACCTTTTGTGTGCACCGCCCCAGGCTGTGGCCAG AGATTTACTAATGAAGACCATCTATCGGTCCACAAACACAAGCATGAGATGACCCTGAAATTTGGTCCTGCCAGAACTGACTCCGTCATCATTGCAG acCAGACCCCCACACCCACCCGCTTCCTGAAGAACTGTGAGGAGGTGGGTCTGTTCAACGAGCTGGCCAGCTCCTTCGAGCAGGAGTTCCGGAAGGCCCATGAGGATGACCAAAGGAACAAAAACCCG CTCATGGCCCCCCAGCTTCCGGCCCCACCCCTACAGACCCCCTCTGGGGTGAAAGAAGAGGATGAGGGGCCTCTGGAGGTCGACTCCTCCCCACCAGGCAGTCCTGACTCCACCTCCAGCATGTCGGACAGCAGCAAAGAGCCAATG GAGACTCCTCCACGGCCGGTGGTGAGCTCTGCCCCCACGCCAACTATCGTACGCCCAGGGTCCCTTCCCATTCACCTTGTTTACGACCCCCTGCACCCGACTCTGCCCTCGCCAACCTCTGTCATCACACAAACCCCGCCCTCCAACAGACAACTGGG CTCTCCGACAGGTTCCTTCCCGCTGGTAATGCAtctccccaacggacagacagtccctctcctccccagcccAAATATGACCTCGGTCATATCT CTGGCGAGGCCATTTAATTTGGTGCCCAACATCCCTGGGATTCCAGGCCCTCCGATTGGTGGGACCAGCAGTGGCTCCTCCTCCCCATCTGGGTATAGTCTACACTCCGAGGCCAAGATG AGGCTGAAGGCAGCGCTGacccaacaacagcagcagcatggCCCAGGGGCTCAGAACGGGGCTGGAGAGGGCCCAGGGGGGGCAGGTTCCAGCCCCATTGTCCCCCAGAGACATGAGCAGAGCCAGCAGCCCTCGCAGCACACTGACACACCCTCTCCCGCACAgccacag CAAACCAGCAgtggctcctcctctccatttgGGTATAGTCTACATTCAGAGGACATGATG ATGTCCCCAGCCCAGCCCACAGGTGGTAGGAGGCGGCGGGGTGCGGAGGTTGACCCAGACGAGAGGAGGCAGCGCTTCCTGGAGAGGAACAGGGCGGCGGCTTCTCGCTGCCGACAGAAACGCAAGGTGTGGGTCGGCTCTCtggagaggaaggcagaggaCCTGGCTACCATGAATGTTTCTTTGACC AATGAAGTGGGTCTGCTGAGGAACGAGGTCACCCAACTGAAACAGCTGCTGCTGGCCCACAAAGACTGCCCTGTCACTGCCATGCAGAAGAAGTCTGCCTACGTAG ctgCAGGAGTAGAGGAGAACTCCAGGGACCCCCCCTCCGAGCCTATGGGTTCCCCAGCCCCGGTTATCCAGCACGGGCCTTCGCCCCTTGCCCCCAGCCCTGGGGCCATCACCGTCAACGGGCTGAGCGTCCGCGCGGCTGAGGCAGTAGCCATGTCGGTCCTGGGCGGCATGGGGGCGGCCCAGCAGGGAGGGGTCCCCATGGCCACACAGCCGCAGCCGGCCCCCAGATGA